The DNA region GTTGGTGGAGATTGCCTGCTCGAGGGCGGCCTCGATGGGAAGCGCGTCTATCTCGTAAAGGATGCGCTTGGTCAGCGTCATCGCCGTGAGGCTGTTTTGCTTCAGCTCACGAATGAAGGCAGTGGCATTGCGGTCGAAGTCCTCATCGGGGTAGACAAAGTTGACGAGACCAAGGCGTTCTGCTTCTGTGGCGGTGACGACTCGTCCGCTGAGGATCAGTTCCGCGGCCTTTTTCTCGCCAACCGATCGTCGCAGCAGAACAGCGACAATGGCGGCCACGAAGCCAATCTTGACTTCGGGATAACCGAATCGTGCGCTTTCGGCAGCGAGAAGGAGGTCGCAAGCGCTGGCCAGGCCGCAGCCTCCCGCTAGCGCCCGTCCGCGGACCAGCGCGACGACCGGCTTGACCAGCCGCCGCAACGTGAGGAAAAGGTTAGCCAGGCGTCGGGCATCGGCCAGATTCTCCATAACCGACGCTTCGCTCAGCGTCTGGAGTTCCGATAGATCCAGCCCGGCGCAGAAGTCCTTTCCCGCACCGGTCAGGATGACGAGTTTCACCCCGGCGTCCTCCTCTGCTGCACGGAGCGCCGAGCCCAGTTCATCGAGCGTCAGGCGGTCGAGCGCATTCCGCTTTTCCGGGCGATTGAGTGTGATGTAAGCGAGGCCCTCGGTGACAGAGTACTCGATTCGCTGATAATCGGCCATGTCAAGAACTCCTTCGCTCGGTTTTCGGTCGGGCGGCTCGGTTTCAGGTGATCAATCCAAGCTCGCGGGCCGTCTGATCCGGAACGTCAATTTCCATCCGAAGCAAGGCAGCGCTGAGCGTCTTTCCTTGCGCATCCAGGCGGAGCGAGACCGTCCCCCCACCGCCGAGCGCACGATGGAGAAGGAAATTTAAAGCTCCCAGGTTCGGAAGCTCATAGCGTTCGACTTCTCCCAGACAGATTCCGCGAAAATGGTCCTTGACGCGCTCAACGGTGACGTGTTCGACAAGAATCGGATAGTATTCCGGTTTGGAGGCGATCAGGCCGATGTTGGCCGTGTCACCCTTGTCGCCCGATCGCGCGTGAGCAAGGTATCGGAGTTGAACCTTCATATGAATCCCCCTTTGGTCTCCCCGTCGCTTTTGTTGCGCGGGGTGACGAATGGTTTTTCCCCGTGAGTCTCTGGGTGTGCGGGTTGCTGTCTTCTGGATAAACGATCGGCTTATATCGCCTCCCAGGAGTCTCCCCGGACATCCTCCCCCGTCTGAGCCCGCTCCTCTTTCCCCGGAGGGACAATGCCGGCAGGAGATTAACGATAGCGATTCCCCGCCATCCGATTATAGAGCCAGGCGAAAAATGCTCCGCCTATCGCTCCGTAGACGAAACTCCAGAGGAATCCGATGATGCTTCCTCCATAGGTCACCGCATATCCCGGATAGAGAAGACCAAGACGACTCAGGTGTTCCCCACCGGACTCACGCCAGGCAAGAAAAAC from Blastocatellia bacterium includes:
- a CDS encoding enoyl-CoA hydratase-related protein; its protein translation is MADYQRIEYSVTEGLAYITLNRPEKRNALDRLTLDELGSALRAAEEDAGVKLVILTGAGKDFCAGLDLSELQTLSEASVMENLADARRLANLFLTLRRLVKPVVALVRGRALAGGCGLASACDLLLAAESARFGYPEVKIGFVAAIVAVLLRRSVGEKKAAELILSGRVVTATEAERLGLVNFVYPDEDFDRNATAFIRELKQNSLTAMTLTKRILYEIDALPIEAALEQAISTNALARLTEDFKRGLASFLTKDR